A part of Paraliobacillus zengyii genomic DNA contains:
- a CDS encoding DUF421 domain-containing protein: MDFELGTLIFRTFFIYIIVVIIFRLMGKREIGELSILDIVVFIMVAEMAVFTVEDTDRMLIEALIPMGLLLFIQRTVAWLSLKNKHFRDWFEGKASVIISRGKVDEYEMKKNRYTFDDLLQQLRENGTKSIQDVAFAILEPSGKLSIFENANQEEESAENGFVVPLIIDGVIQLEGLEKIDQNESWLIANLKQKGYADIKQISFCSLDQSKNWFVDIKNEYT; this comes from the coding sequence ATGGATTTTGAGTTAGGAACGTTAATTTTTAGAACATTCTTTATTTATATCATAGTTGTGATTATCTTTCGTTTAATGGGTAAACGAGAAATTGGAGAACTGAGTATATTAGATATCGTTGTATTTATTATGGTGGCAGAAATGGCGGTGTTTACAGTCGAGGATACCGATAGGATGTTGATTGAAGCTCTCATCCCAATGGGTCTTTTGTTGTTTATTCAGCGAACTGTTGCATGGCTATCATTAAAAAACAAGCATTTTAGAGACTGGTTTGAAGGAAAAGCCTCCGTGATTATTTCACGTGGTAAAGTTGATGAGTATGAAATGAAGAAAAATCGATATACGTTTGATGATTTATTGCAACAACTAAGAGAGAATGGAACGAAGAGTATTCAAGATGTAGCATTTGCTATTTTGGAACCATCAGGTAAGTTATCTATTTTTGAAAATGCGAATCAAGAAGAGGAAAGTGCTGAAAATGGTTTTGTTGTTCCACTGATTATAGATGGTGTCATTCAATTAGAAGGTTTAGAGAAAATAGATCAAAATGAATCTTGGCTTATAGCGAACTTAAAACAAAAAGGATATGCTGATATAAAGCAGATATCCTTTTGTTCTTTAGATCAATCTAAAAACTGGTTTGTAGATATAAAAAATGAATATACTTAA
- the yajC gene encoding preprotein translocase subunit YajC, which yields MDILATVFPFILMFVIFYFLLIRPQQKRQKKVRQMQSDLQKGDKIITIGGMHGTVYAIDEDTVIIEVDGTKLTYDRSSVRDVVSQTEA from the coding sequence TTGGATATACTTGCAACAGTTTTTCCGTTTATTTTAATGTTTGTGATTTTTTATTTTCTTTTAATTCGTCCACAACAAAAACGTCAAAAGAAAGTAAGACAAATGCAAAGCGATCTACAAAAGGGAGACAAAATTATCACGATTGGTGGTATGCATGGAACTGTGTATGCGATCGATGAAGATACAGTTATTATTGAAGTAGATGGAACGAAGCTTACATATGATCGTTCGTCTGTTAGAGATGTAGTCTCTCAGACAGAAGCTTAA
- a CDS encoding TIGR04086 family membrane protein, which translates to MVNTRFKALLHGWIVILAILLLASLILSLLLRFTSLGASTLSGTTTIISFLALFAGGWVAGLKAGEKGWLIGILTSLGFSLFIFLYQYLGLQTVFSLSQILYHTGFLVTGLVGAIFGVNTYRKA; encoded by the coding sequence ATGGTAAATACGAGGTTTAAGGCACTGTTACATGGCTGGATTGTCATATTAGCTATTCTATTATTAGCAAGTCTTATTTTATCTTTATTACTACGCTTTACTTCTTTAGGAGCTTCTACACTTAGTGGAACAACAACAATTATTAGTTTTCTTGCATTATTTGCAGGGGGTTGGGTTGCTGGACTAAAAGCCGGAGAAAAAGGATGGCTAATTGGGATTCTTACTAGTCTTGGATTTTCTTTATTTATTTTCTTATATCAATACTTAGGACTTCAAACTGTTTTTTCTTTATCACAGATTTTATATCATACTGGGTTTTTAGTAACGGGTCTAGTTGGAGCTATTTTTGGGGTTAATACGTATCGTAAAGCCTAA
- a CDS encoding ArsB/NhaD family transporter, which translates to MAFTIAIIIFIVCYLFIISEKVNQALIALSGGVLLLLTKVYTWEAVFTDYIDWNTIALLFSMMVLVSITKKTGLFTYIAIIFAQKVNGAPIPLLIGTAVLTALGSALLDNVTTVLLFVPIILTLTKLLELPTFPYLLTIILSSNIGGTATLIGDPPNIMIGQAVEHFTFLSFITNLGPVVIILFICMLGFVVLRFRKELVMKLHLVDDLLQINASKYIKKSPMIYQSVSVLSLTILGFLLHPIFHIDLTTVAVFGALLLLMLTEKELETEKVFQEIEWITLFFFIGLFMLVGGLEEVGAIDELARYIIWVTEGDLPLTAIILLWISGLISQIINNIPFVAAMIPVIEEFQAYGMTNVDPLWWALALGACLGGNGTLIGASANVVVAGLAEGEGESISFMRYLKYGIPFVLFSMIVCTIYIYFRYLRPFIDSFLIG; encoded by the coding sequence ATGGCTTTTACAATAGCAATTATCATCTTTATCGTATGCTATCTATTTATTATTTCGGAAAAGGTTAATCAGGCATTAATAGCGCTCTCAGGGGGTGTCCTATTATTACTTACAAAAGTATATACCTGGGAGGCCGTATTCACTGATTACATTGATTGGAACACAATTGCATTACTTTTTTCAATGATGGTTTTAGTTTCTATTACGAAGAAAACGGGATTATTTACTTATATTGCAATAATATTTGCACAGAAAGTAAATGGAGCCCCAATTCCATTGTTAATAGGGACGGCTGTTTTAACTGCTTTAGGATCTGCGTTACTTGACAATGTAACAACAGTCCTTTTATTTGTGCCGATCATTTTAACATTAACAAAGCTTTTGGAGTTGCCAACTTTTCCTTATTTGTTAACTATTATTCTAAGTTCTAACATAGGAGGAACAGCTACACTAATTGGAGATCCACCAAATATAATGATTGGTCAAGCAGTTGAACATTTTACATTTTTATCATTCATTACTAATTTAGGGCCTGTAGTTATCATTTTATTTATTTGTATGCTTGGATTTGTAGTCTTGCGATTCAGAAAAGAGCTTGTCATGAAATTGCATTTAGTAGATGACTTACTACAAATTAATGCTAGTAAATATATTAAAAAAAGCCCGATGATTTATCAATCAGTATCTGTGCTAAGTCTCACAATTCTTGGATTTTTACTTCATCCAATTTTTCATATTGATCTAACAACTGTAGCTGTTTTTGGTGCTCTTCTTTTACTTATGTTAACGGAAAAGGAGTTAGAAACAGAAAAAGTATTTCAAGAGATTGAATGGATTACCTTATTCTTTTTCATCGGATTGTTTATGTTAGTAGGTGGCCTGGAAGAAGTAGGTGCTATTGATGAACTGGCACGATATATTATATGGGTAACAGAAGGTGACCTTCCTTTAACAGCTATTATACTACTATGGATATCAGGATTAATTTCACAAATTATTAATAATATTCCTTTTGTTGCTGCTATGATACCGGTTATAGAAGAGTTTCAGGCCTATGGGATGACGAACGTTGATCCATTATGGTGGGCTCTTGCTCTAGGTGCGTGTTTAGGTGGTAATGGTACATTAATTGGTGCATCTGCTAATGTTGTCGTAGCTGGATTAGCGGAGGGCGAGGGAGAAAGTATATCCTTTATGCGTTATTTAAAGTATGGAATTCCTTTTGTTTTATTTTCAATGATTGTTTGCACAATATATATATATTTCCGTTATTTGCGTCCTTTTATTGATTCCTTTTTGATAGGATAA